The sequence ctacaacaacaacaaccatctCATACTCAATTTAATAcaaatcaacatcatcaccaccatcatcattttgataattaaaattttaatttaatccTTTTCCTTCTCCCTCccttcctttttttttttttctagttcctttttattaaaattattgattttatataataatattaattaataattaataatataattaataacaataacaacaaaacaatagtaataataataataaccaaacAACACATTTTAACAATCAATGGTTTCAAACCAATTGTATCATTTTCAGACCTAAttgtatatattttttatagaaGACCTAATTgtataattttcttttttttttttttttctttttttttttttgatttaaaaaataaaataaataaaacactAAATATTTCCATAACgataagaattttttttttttttttttttttttaatttattaataataagatttaatttattttattctaaataatttttttaaattgtttgaaatatctaaaataaaatagatttGTAATTGGAAAGTTTTAGAATTAATGTTGGAATTAATCTTCCaaataaactaaaattataactttttttttcttttttcttaattcatttaaatttaaagattcaCATACACAACAGAATAGGTTTAGGAGACATATatacaaaattttattttattattatttattatatttttttttctaaaagttattaaattttattgttcTTTATAATCGGAGATACCATCACTGTAAATACCAAAAGgctaaataataaaataaaaagttagtgaattgaaaaaaaaaaaaaaaaaaaaaaaaaaaaaaaaaaaaagttattattattattttaaaaaaattatttacctTTTCACTTTCAGGAAGTGATGGAGAATCataaattttacaaattctCATTTCACCTTTACCTTTACGTAAAGATAAACGAGTTGTTGAAGAGTGGGCCATAATATGACCACCAATTGGCTTCTTTGGATCGGGATTAAACATACCACCAGCACCATCAACAGATGCAACGACTTGATTTGTAATAACGACGGCAACACCAAACTCATCGGCTAATCTTTGAAGAGTACGTAGGAAACGTGCTAAATGTTTTTGTCTATCTGCCAACTCACCTCTACCGGCGTAATCTGTTCTATATAATGCGGTTGCGGAATCAACAATCAATAAAGCATAACGTGATTCACTCATCATTGCAGATGCTTGAACTAATAACTCTAATTGATGATCACTATTGTATGCACGAGCATATGAAACATTATCCAAAACATgttcaccatttaaattatatctCTCTGCAATTGCTAACAATCTCTCTGGACGGAATGTTCCTTCTGTATCAATATATAAAGCACGACCTTCACCACCACCTTGACTATAACCAAGTTGACATGTTACACATAATGTATGACAAATTTGAGTTTTGCCAGTTctaaactataaaaaaaaaaaaagagttattattattattaattattttttgagttattattattattattaaaaaaaacatacttCACCAAAAATTTCAGTAATTGAACCAGATTCAATACCACCATCTaataaagaatcaaattCTTTTGAACCAGTTgtaatttgaataatttcaGCTCTTGCTTTATTAATATCGGTTGCAGTACGAAAGCCCATAAAAACTAATTTCTTTGCTTCTGCTAAAAGTTTATCAGCTTTTTGCTCAGAGATACCTTTGATACCTGTTAATGTTTTCTTTGTTGTAAAAGCAACTGCTTGTACTGTATTTAAACCTTGTTCTTGAAGTTTCTTTAAATCTGCTGCATTAATACCATTACCttctaatttattaattgataaatatgactcttcctcctcttcttcttcttcctcttcttgttgttgttcattttcaatatcaacttcttcttcttcttgtctTTGTCTTGATgccattttaatttatatatttatttaatttatttaatttatttttttaatttacaaactattattattattattagattatGATATATTACTGCTTTAAATGttgaatgaaaataaaaaaaaaatttaaatgtaaaaaaaaaaatttaaatgtaaaaaaaaaaattttaaaaaaaaaaaataaaaataaaaaatttcattttttcttAGAAATTTTGgaatatctttaaaaactgtgtttttaataaaaaaacaaaaaaaaaaaaaaaaaaaaaaaaaaaaaaaaaaaaaaaagtccaTTTTTAGTAAGGGTGGTTGGATTTGtcgccttttttttttttacttttatttttttattttttgtgcTGCTCCCCTTAATTTTTAGATAAATTCTAAGTATgccaattgataaaaataaaataaaatgagaaatacaataaaatgaaataaataaaatgagacaaaattaaattaattaaataaaataaaaataaaataatataataatttatgtacacatttatataattatatactaaaatttatttaggATTTAAATATGTTAATGACTCTTGTTATTCTACTTCTACAAATTGGgcacttttttaattttactgaACATAATGAACAACAACTTAAATGACCACATTCTAAAAAAACAGTATTAATTTCGTTATCCATACAAACTGTACAAAGATCTTTTGATTCATCAGacccattattattattattcctTTTAGTTGtgctactactattattattattattattattattattattattattattattattattattattattattaccactactaccattTGATGTAGTTTGATGTGTTTCTTTAAtgttacaattattattattactactattattattattattattattattattattattattattattattattattattattattattattattattattattatcattttcatcttcagaatttaaaaatgttggtaaattatcaaaattttcatCTGAaactctttctttttctttttctttatctttacctttttctttttctttttcttttttatctttatcatttttaaaagatgattTTCTAGATTTGGTTGGTGATTTATTTGTATCACTACTATTACTCGAATCAATAGTGAAAAATGAACTTGGTGATGTTGAAaatgtatttatattattattattattattttgattattattttgattattattattttcatcaggtaaaattaaaattggattattattaattattgataatggtggtaataaatcattatctaAAGGACCAAttggatattttaattttgaagaaaaagataaaataaaagataaaatacttttaaaaatatcggGTGGTTTTTGAAGTGTTAAACCACCATTGATTGAAGAAGTCACTGGATAGAGTAAACAATGTCTAATATGATTTGTAGAATCAACAAAAGTGATAGCGAATGCACCAACAATAGTTTTACTACAAcgtaataaataataaccaaCTTGTTGTCTCGATAACAATTGTGTTGCCTCTATACCAGATATGAAACCACTGAATATCTTTGAGTTTATAACATCTTGAAATATACCAAGTGATACAGGTAATGCTCCAAACCATTTTATAAATACTGATAGCTTGAATGGTGTAACATAACCATCCCGGGTGAAATCTAATGTATATCTTAAACTTGATTCATAAGCTAATATCTCCTTATTGAAAAACTTTTGAAatcctttaaaaaatattgaccATGGCACaaatgttattttatttccacCAAATTGATTCCACAATACTTTTGCTTCATTACTTAATAATTCATAtggattataattattattattattattattattttcattattcaatgatgacgatgatggtGGAAATAATGCTAATAATTGGTCAattgattgttttaaaattgaatcaacttttaaaagattatttataattaaatttgaagtaaaagaatttgttgaattgatTGTTG comes from Dictyostelium discoideum AX4 chromosome 2 chromosome, whole genome shotgun sequence and encodes:
- the cblA-1 gene encoding EF-hand-like domain-containing protein, which codes for MNRATITSNKSNAPSFLSIPLLAHNNNINNNNNNINNNNNNNNINSNNNGTTTTTTTTTITTISYKNNISELITIIDKIIKDLNNFKSKTVLNDQEFSELNNTIQFTKTSLVNYIHYENENKINFNLSDSKIICSEIKIIEYGIESFIFSICKLYQDLIQFQQLLLKLSSPPTTITFNTTINSTNSFTSNLIINNLLKVDSILKQSIDQLLALFPPSSSSLNNENNNNNNNNYNPYELLSNEAKVLWNQFGGNKITFVPWSIFFKGFQKFFNKEILAYESSLRYTLDFTRDGYVTPFKLSVFIKWFGALPVSLGIFQDVINSKIFSGFISGIEATQLLSRQQVGYYLLRCSKTIVGAFAITFVDSTNHIRHCLLYPVTSSINGGLTLQKPPDIFKSILSFILSFSSKLKYPIGPLDNDLLPPLSIINNNPILILPDENNNNQNNNQNNNNNNINTFSTSPSSFFTIDSSNSSDTNKSPTKSRKSSFKNDKDKKEKEKEKGKDKEKEKERVSDENFDNLPTFLNSEDENDNNNNNNNNNNNNNNNNNNNNNNNNNNSSNNNNCNIKETHQTTSNGSSGNNNNNNNNNNNNNNNNNNNNSSSTTKRNNNNNGSDESKDLCTVCMDNEINTVFLECGHLSCCSLCSVKLKKCPICRSRITRVINIFKS